Proteins encoded together in one Aeromonas encheleia window:
- a CDS encoding DUF3530 family protein translates to MARLSLPLLILTLLASTTSPASEISPPAPLDHWQESDWKGVADSAQIDKQRVLFAKHDSDNYLGLAILLPDWQRSGQLWQLTRELGRLGFDTLLLLPSPQQTELDPAAEKKQETIEAFRQQFAERIVKLGDAKLQEGGFKLLLAQGTSAAWAANLITSEQLPAPDALVLLNGFFPNQLSNQTLAKQVAQASVPTLDLYQEDGGRWPLLAAEARRSESRRSHKLNYRPYALMELDETPARIQGWLTHLGWI, encoded by the coding sequence ATGGCCAGATTATCCTTACCACTGCTGATATTGACCCTGCTGGCGAGCACCACCTCGCCGGCCAGCGAGATCTCGCCCCCAGCCCCGCTCGATCACTGGCAGGAGAGCGACTGGAAGGGGGTGGCGGACAGCGCCCAGATAGACAAGCAGCGGGTGCTGTTTGCCAAGCACGACAGCGACAACTACCTGGGGCTGGCGATCCTGCTGCCGGACTGGCAGCGCAGCGGCCAGCTGTGGCAACTGACCCGGGAGCTGGGGCGACTCGGCTTTGACACCCTGCTGCTGCTGCCCTCCCCCCAGCAGACGGAGCTGGATCCGGCCGCCGAGAAGAAGCAGGAGACCATAGAGGCGTTTCGCCAGCAATTTGCCGAGCGCATCGTCAAGCTAGGTGACGCCAAGCTGCAGGAGGGCGGCTTCAAGCTGCTGCTGGCGCAAGGCACCAGCGCGGCCTGGGCCGCCAACCTCATCACCAGCGAGCAGTTGCCCGCCCCCGATGCGCTGGTGCTGCTCAACGGTTTCTTTCCCAACCAGCTGAGCAACCAGACCCTGGCCAAACAGGTGGCCCAGGCCAGCGTCCCCACCCTGGATCTCTATCAGGAGGACGGCGGCCGCTGGCCGCTGCTGGCGGCCGAGGCCAGGCGCAGCGAGAGCCGGCGCAGCCACAAGCTCAATTACCGCCCCTACGCCCTGATGGAACTGGACGAGACACCCGCCCGCATCCAGGGCTGGCTGACCCACCTCGGCTGGATCTGA